A stretch of Melospiza melodia melodia isolate bMelMel2 chromosome 24, bMelMel2.pri, whole genome shotgun sequence DNA encodes these proteins:
- the SSTR2 gene encoding somatostatin receptor type 2: MEYELPNATAFWFSPASPLDNFSLEAPANASQNATGQHFDLTSNAILTFIYFVVCIVGLCGNTLVIYVILRYAKMKTITNIYILNLAIADELFMLGLPFLAMQVALVHWPFGKALCRIVMTVDGINQFTSIFCLTVMSVDRYLAVVHPIKSAKWRRPRTAKMINVAVWGVSLLVIMPIMIYAGVQHNHGRSSCTIIWPGESGAWYTGFIIYAFILGFLVPLTIICLCYLFIIIKVKSSGIRVGSSKRKKSEKKVTRMVSIVVAVFIFCWLPFYIFNVSSVSVMIVPTPVLKGMFDFVVVLSYANSCANPILYAFLSDNFKKSFQNVLCLVKVSGMDEADRSDSKQDKSRLNETTETQRTLLNGDLQTSI; encoded by the coding sequence ATGGAGTACGAGCTGCCCAACGCCACCGCCTTCTGGTTCTCCCCGGCCTCCCCCTTGGACAACTTCTCCCTGGAGGCGCCCGCCAACGCCTCGCAGAACGCCACGGGCCAGCACTTCGACCTGACCAGCAACGCCATCCTCACCTTCATCTACTTCGTGGTGTGCATCGTGGGGCTGTGCGGCAACACGCTGGTCATCTACGTCATCCTGCGCTACGCCAAGATGAAAACCATCACCAACATCTACATCCTCAACCTGGCCATCGCCGACGAGCTCTTCATGCTGGGCCTGCCCTTCCTGGCCATGCAGGTGGCCCTGGTGCACTGGCCCTTCGGCAAAGCCCTCTGCAGGATCGTCATGACCGTGGACGGCATCAACCAGTTCACCAGCATCTTCTGCCTGACGGTGATGAGCGTCGACCGCTACCTGGCCGTGGTGCATCCCATCAAATCCGCCAAGTGGAGGCGGCCCAGGACAGCCAAAATGATCAACGTGGCCGTCTGGGGCGTCTCCCTGCTGGTGATCATGCCCATCATGATTTACGCCGGCGTGCAGCACAACCACGGCAGGAGTAGCTGCACCATCATCTGGCCGGGAGAGTCGGGCGCCTGGTACACGGGCTTCATCATCTACGCCTTCATCCTGGGCTTCCTGGTGCCTCTCACCATCATCTGCCTTTGCTACCTGTTCATCATCATCAAAGTCAAGTCCTCGGGCATCAGGGTGGGCTCGTCCAAGAGGAAGAAGTCCGAGAAGAAAGTCACCAGGATGGTGTCCATCGTGGTGGCCGTCTTCATCTTCTGCTGGCTCCCCTTCTACATCTTCAACGTCTCCTCCGTGTCCGTCATGATCGTGCCCACGCCCGTCCTCAAGGGCATGTTCGACTTCGTGGTGGTGCTGAGCTACGCCAACAGCTGTGCCAACCCCATCCTCTACGCCTTCCTGTCCGACAACTTCAAGAAGAGCTTTCAGAACGTGCTGTGCCTGGTCAAGGTCAGCGGCATGGACGAGGCCGACCGCAGCGACAGCAAGCAGGACAAGTCCCGCCTCAACGAGACCACGGAGACGCAGAGGACCCTGCTCAACGGCGACCTGCAGACGAGCATCTGA